One Candidatus Scalindua japonica DNA segment encodes these proteins:
- the tnpC gene encoding IS66 family transposase, producing the protein MKNLTGKPSLKGVKRRRYTLTCSCNCNPGIITAKGPDKLISGGGYAISFWIKVFLDKYRWQTPTNRLREELEKFQLFVSQGSITGGFQFISGLLKPIEDEIINKNKTETHWHCDETRWMVFVNMPEKKNHKWYLWIYQSATTVVFLLVPSRGAKVPKEHFENNASGIISADRYVAYKCMIKSGNFLVAFCWAHVRRDFLDLAVKWPELEAWALVWVGKIADIYPINNQRMEFDRDSLEFTELDLKLRNSIEQMENDHEQELSKTNLHCACGAVLNSLKNHWNGLILFIDYPWIPMDNNIAERGLRNPIMGRKSYYGSGALWSAELAARSFTINQTLELWGINLYLWYYTYFKECAKYKSKTPNNIQKFLPWNMTDQQLISFGADPKKVPIPPPKINRDIYDKKQNRDEPSHIYLHTLTQMDRAYY; encoded by the coding sequence ATGAAAAATCTTACTGGAAAGCCCAGTTTGAAAGGAGTAAAAAGAAGAAGATACACTCTTACATGCAGTTGTAACTGCAACCCTGGTATTATTACAGCAAAAGGGCCGGATAAGCTTATATCGGGAGGTGGCTACGCAATATCTTTTTGGATAAAAGTGTTTTTAGATAAATATCGTTGGCAGACGCCAACTAATAGATTGAGAGAGGAGTTGGAGAAGTTTCAATTATTTGTCTCACAGGGGTCCATTACCGGAGGGTTTCAATTTATTTCCGGTTTGCTAAAACCCATTGAAGATGAAATTATTAATAAAAACAAAACAGAGACCCATTGGCATTGCGATGAGACCCGTTGGATGGTATTTGTTAATATGCCAGAGAAGAAAAATCATAAATGGTATCTTTGGATATATCAATCGGCAACTACTGTTGTTTTTTTACTTGTGCCTTCGCGTGGGGCAAAAGTCCCGAAAGAACACTTTGAAAATAATGCATCCGGCATTATAAGCGCGGATCGTTATGTTGCTTATAAGTGTATGATAAAATCTGGAAATTTCCTGGTTGCTTTTTGTTGGGCACATGTACGAAGGGATTTTTTAGACTTGGCGGTCAAGTGGCCTGAATTGGAAGCATGGGCATTAGTTTGGGTAGGGAAAATAGCGGATATCTACCCTATCAACAACCAGAGGATGGAGTTTGATAGGGATTCCCTGGAGTTTACAGAACTTGATCTAAAACTACGTAATTCGATTGAGCAAATGGAGAATGATCATGAACAAGAGCTATCGAAAACAAACCTTCATTGTGCCTGCGGTGCTGTTTTAAACAGTCTAAAGAACCATTGGAACGGCCTTATCCTTTTCATTGATTACCCATGGATTCCAATGGATAATAATATTGCTGAGCGGGGTTTGAGAAACCCTATCATGGGTAGAAAATCCTATTATGGTTCGGGGGCTCTATGGAGTGCCGAGCTTGCCGCAAGGAGTTTTACGATTAATCAAACATTAGAATTATGGGGTATTAATTTATATCTCTGGTACTATACTTACTTTAAAGAATGTGCAAAATATAAAAGTAAAACTCCTAACAATATACAAAAATTCTTACCATGGAATATGACAGACCAGCAACTTATTTCTTTTGGGGCTGATCCGAAAAAAGTCCCAATACCACCTCCCAAAATCAATAGAGATATTTATGATAAGAAACAAAACAGGGATGAACCATCACATATTTACCTTCATACTTTGACGCAAATGGATAGAGCGTATTATTAG
- a CDS encoding KamA family radical SAM protein gives MKLREWVMRYLDKNPHTKNYYLQKATGHPALKRIAFRDYAAIRLMDYLDYEGRAFIDPNRKNKELISQPIKNLWLAINLGKGSAEEDFFLDMLFLFRQINGQLSRKTPTKKQVEVWMENHPTGLDEDVVAIRRANKKHIIKKLVKKISSGTLKSQRFQFTNGMSDEEKYHKALEWWEDHRFHLVFAIKNPGLLNEMMSSSLREETLRAIKKAKNKGIPIFVNPYYLSLISVEITPGKTGADLPMRDYIFPSKELISEFGHIHAWEKEDIIQPGEPNAAGWILPPYFNVHRRYPEVAIFIPDTAGRACGGLCVSCQRMYDFQSGRFNFDLDKLVPKTSWPEKMKLLLEYWEKDTQLRDILITGGDAFMNTDSSLRQILEGVYQMALSKKNANHYRPAGEKYAELLRVRLGTRLPVFLPQRITPELIQILAEFKEKASEIGVKQFVIQTHIQSAMEITPEARDGIKRIIDAGWIVTNQMVFTAASSRRGHTAKLRKVLNDIGVVPYYTFSVKGFMENYHNFATNERAAQERVEEKYVGNISKKDLYYIKGLPDNAEDMINSLKEFRKNKDIPFIATDRSVLNMPGVGKSLSYRTIGITNDGRRILKFEHDQTRTHSPIIDSMGNVVIIESKSINAYLNQMENFGEDRNTYKTIWGYSASETESRMPIFQYPDYQFKTTNELTNFRIDQKDINEHYFESATSNCN, from the coding sequence ATGAAACTCAGGGAGTGGGTGATGAGATATCTCGATAAAAATCCACACACAAAAAATTATTATTTACAAAAAGCCACCGGTCATCCTGCCTTAAAAAGAATCGCTTTTAGAGATTACGCAGCAATAAGATTAATGGATTATCTTGATTATGAAGGAAGGGCTTTTATTGATCCAAACAGAAAGAATAAGGAATTAATTAGTCAACCCATCAAAAATTTATGGCTAGCAATAAATCTGGGTAAAGGCTCAGCGGAAGAAGATTTTTTTCTGGATATGTTGTTTTTGTTTCGTCAAATCAATGGTCAACTTTCGCGAAAAACACCTACTAAAAAACAAGTTGAAGTATGGATGGAAAACCATCCTACTGGACTCGATGAGGATGTTGTTGCAATAAGACGCGCCAACAAAAAGCACATTATTAAAAAGTTGGTAAAAAAGATTAGTTCAGGTACACTAAAAAGTCAACGATTTCAATTTACCAACGGGATGTCTGACGAAGAAAAGTACCATAAGGCATTGGAATGGTGGGAAGATCATCGATTCCACCTTGTATTTGCCATCAAAAATCCTGGACTTTTAAACGAAATGATGAGTTCTTCCTTAAGAGAAGAAACCTTGAGGGCCATTAAAAAAGCGAAGAATAAAGGTATTCCCATCTTCGTTAACCCTTACTATCTTTCACTGATAAGTGTGGAAATAACTCCTGGTAAAACTGGTGCCGATCTACCTATGAGAGATTATATCTTTCCCAGCAAGGAATTGATATCTGAGTTTGGTCATATTCATGCCTGGGAAAAAGAGGATATCATTCAGCCTGGCGAACCTAATGCGGCAGGCTGGATCCTTCCACCCTATTTTAACGTGCATCGACGCTATCCTGAGGTAGCCATTTTTATCCCTGACACCGCTGGAAGAGCCTGTGGCGGACTGTGTGTTTCCTGCCAGCGCATGTACGATTTCCAGAGCGGTAGATTTAATTTCGATCTTGATAAACTTGTGCCCAAAACAAGTTGGCCTGAGAAAATGAAATTATTGTTAGAATATTGGGAAAAGGACACCCAGTTAAGAGATATTCTGATTACAGGTGGAGACGCTTTTATGAATACCGATTCATCACTTCGGCAAATTCTCGAAGGAGTATATCAAATGGCATTAAGTAAGAAAAATGCTAACCATTACCGTCCGGCAGGAGAAAAATATGCCGAGCTTTTGCGTGTTAGATTGGGTACAAGATTACCAGTTTTCCTACCTCAAAGAATAACTCCTGAACTTATTCAAATACTTGCCGAGTTTAAGGAAAAGGCATCTGAAATTGGCGTTAAACAATTTGTAATTCAAACGCATATTCAGTCGGCTATGGAAATAACGCCCGAAGCAAGGGACGGTATTAAAAGAATAATCGATGCGGGATGGATCGTTACCAACCAAATGGTATTTACTGCGGCCTCCTCGCGACGCGGCCACACGGCAAAACTGAGAAAGGTTCTGAATGATATTGGCGTAGTTCCTTACTATACATTTTCGGTCAAAGGATTTATGGAAAACTACCATAATTTCGCTACCAATGAAAGGGCAGCACAAGAAAGAGTAGAAGAAAAATATGTAGGCAATATTTCGAAAAAAGATTTATATTACATCAAAGGATTGCCCGACAATGCTGAAGATATGATCAACTCGCTTAAAGAATTCAGAAAAAATAAAGACATCCCTTTTATTGCTACTGACAGGTCTGTTCTAAATATGCCGGGAGTTGGCAAGAGTCTTTCATACAGAACAATCGGGATTACAAATGATGGACGACGCATTCTTAAATTTGAACATGACCAAACCCGTACTCATAGTCCAATTATCGACTCGATGGGAAACGTTGTTATCATTGAGTCCAAATCGATAAATGCCTATTTGAATCAAATGGAGAACTTTGGTGAAGATCGAAATACCTACAAAACCATCTGGGGCTATTCAGCAAGCGAAACTGAATCGAGAATGCCGATATTTCAATATCCTGATTACCAATTTAAGACTACAAATGAACTTACCAATTTCAGGATAGACCAGAAGGATATAAATGAACATTATTTTGAGAGTGCTACATCCAATTGCAATTAA
- the ltrA gene encoding group II intron reverse transcriptase/maturase has protein sequence MNMHVCKTVPIEYNQVLNAYRKVKRGGKAAGIDNESWEEFDQKAERNLYVIWNRLASGSYHPQAVREVEIPKKGGKMRKLGIPTLRDRIAQQVVKDYMEKRIDCLFHENSYGYRPMKSAHQAIDQVKQNCYKHDWVIDMDISRFFDEIDHVLMLKAVEHVSGEKWVKMYVERWLGMPVQKQDGTLQPKAGKGTPQGGVISPLLANLYLHFSLDVWLSKHYPQVSFVRYADDAVVHCTSRAEAETVLESIKQRLAEVKLQVNEEKTRISYCRDYRRRERIAIVSLNSLDSAISQEQERARGMARILQHLQPK, from the coding sequence ATGAATATGCACGTATGCAAAACAGTACCAATTGAGTACAACCAGGTGTTAAACGCATACCGCAAGGTAAAGAGAGGCGGAAAGGCCGCAGGGATAGATAATGAAAGCTGGGAAGAGTTTGACCAGAAAGCAGAGAGGAATCTCTATGTGATCTGGAACCGGCTTGCCTCGGGTAGTTACCATCCGCAAGCGGTAAGAGAAGTGGAAATACCGAAGAAAGGCGGCAAAATGCGTAAATTAGGAATACCGACACTGCGAGATCGTATAGCGCAACAAGTAGTGAAGGATTACATGGAGAAGAGGATAGACTGCCTTTTTCATGAGAATTCCTATGGATACAGGCCAATGAAAAGTGCACATCAAGCCATAGACCAAGTCAAACAGAACTGCTACAAGCATGACTGGGTGATAGATATGGACATAAGCAGGTTCTTTGATGAAATAGATCATGTGCTGATGCTAAAAGCAGTAGAACATGTTTCAGGAGAGAAGTGGGTAAAGATGTATGTAGAGAGATGGTTAGGTATGCCTGTGCAAAAGCAAGATGGCACGCTACAGCCAAAGGCCGGGAAGGGCACGCCGCAGGGAGGAGTAATAAGCCCTTTGCTTGCAAACCTCTACTTGCACTTTTCACTTGATGTGTGGCTATCTAAGCACTACCCGCAAGTGAGCTTTGTGAGATACGCAGATGATGCAGTGGTACACTGCACAAGCAGAGCAGAGGCAGAAACAGTACTGGAATCGATAAAACAGAGACTGGCAGAGGTAAAACTGCAAGTTAACGAGGAGAAGACACGTATATCGTATTGCAGAGACTACAGACGTAGAGAACGCATAGCGATTGTAAGTTTGAATTCCTTGGATTCAGCTATCAGCCAAGAGCAAGAAAGAGCAAGAGGGATGGCAAGAATTTTACAGCATTTGCAGCCGAAATAA
- the mqnB gene encoding futalosine hydrolase gives MKTLICTATSLELGGVFPSITQPEIETVGSCFDRGGLSFLVTGIGVLNTYASLVRFHLNTPVGRVVQIGIAGAYATARAKVKVLGAPVIIEKEVMADLGAEDSGSFLTLKDLELGEIEHYMSKDITLFNDLFGDSLKSLPIVTGATVNTATGKEATGIMRAEKYGAEVESMEGAGALKFGEDFGIPVLQIRSISNIATTRDRESWDIVGAIKSLRILCGVLL, from the coding sequence ATGAAAACACTCATTTGTACTGCCACTTCGCTAGAGCTTGGAGGAGTTTTTCCATCAATAACTCAACCAGAGATTGAAACTGTGGGTAGCTGTTTTGATAGGGGAGGCTTATCTTTCTTAGTTACTGGAATCGGGGTGTTGAATACTTATGCTTCCCTGGTACGATTCCACTTGAACACTCCTGTTGGTCGAGTAGTACAAATTGGTATTGCGGGCGCTTATGCCACTGCAAGAGCTAAAGTGAAGGTCTTGGGCGCTCCGGTTATTATTGAAAAAGAGGTAATGGCCGATCTTGGTGCTGAAGATTCTGGCTCTTTTTTGACCCTGAAAGATCTTGAACTAGGTGAGATCGAACATTATATGAGTAAGGACATTACTCTTTTCAACGACTTGTTTGGGGATTCTCTGAAAAGTCTTCCCATTGTTACGGGAGCAACGGTGAATACGGCGACCGGAAAAGAGGCGACCGGAATTATGCGGGCTGAAAAATATGGTGCTGAAGTAGAATCTATGGAGGGAGCAGGGGCGTTGAAGTTTGGAGAGGACTTCGGGATTCCGGTTTTGCAGATTAGAAGCATTTCCAATATTGCCACTACTCGTGATCGGGAGAGTTGGGATATTGTCGGTGCCATAAAGTCACTGAGAATCTTGTGTGGAGTTCTATTATGA
- a CDS encoding type II toxin-antitoxin system HicB family antitoxin gives MNESQYEMILYWDKTDKIFVVDVPELQGCTAHGNTKKEAIENAENAVQFWIETAREDGLKIPEPKGRLIFA, from the coding sequence ATGAATGAATCACAATACGAAATGATTTTGTATTGGGACAAAACAGATAAAATATTTGTTGTTGATGTCCCTGAATTACAAGGCTGTACTGCTCACGGCAATACAAAGAAAGAGGCAATTGAAAATGCTGAAAATGCAGTGCAATTCTGGATAGAGACAGCCAGAGAAGACGGCCTTAAAATACCTGAGCCAAAAGGACGATTAATCTTTGCTTGA
- a CDS encoding ATP-binding protein — MTSLEIMKLPFLTRQKEISKINKAVKLAALAFIVIYGRRSCGKSTLLQNAAGKQDIYFLADQR, encoded by the coding sequence ATGACAAGCTTAGAAATTATGAAACTACCATTTCTGACTAGACAAAAAGAGATAAGCAAAATAAATAAGGCAGTTAAACTGGCAGCATTGGCCTTTATCGTTATTTACGGAAGACGCAGTTGCGGCAAATCGACTCTTTTACAGAACGCTGCCGGAAAACAGGATATATATTTCCTTGCCGACCAAAGATAA
- a CDS encoding toxin HicA: MGKREKLLKKILSGQSDYSISFSDLTNLLIFLGFKRRLKGSHNIFTKDGIIERINLQAEGSMAKGYQIKQIRKILTTYKFIINDDNE, translated from the coding sequence ATGGGAAAAAGGGAGAAACTTCTAAAAAAAATATTATCAGGCCAGTCCGATTATAGTATCAGCTTTAGCGACTTAACTAATTTATTGATTTTCCTAGGTTTTAAGAGAAGACTAAAAGGTAGCCACAATATATTTACTAAAGATGGTATAATTGAACGTATAAACCTTCAGGCTGAGGGTTCAATGGCAAAAGGATATCAGATAAAGCAGATAAGGAAAATATTAACAACTTATAAATTTATAATTAATGACGACAATGAATGA
- a CDS encoding group II intron maturase-specific domain-containing protein produces the protein MIKEMKIWRNTKVEISEISKLFNAKLRGWIAYYGKYSKRSLRNTLLLIDRKLVKWLGKKHKTGYRKAVAKLKTIRQGNPELFYHWKAGYS, from the coding sequence GTGATAAAAGAGATGAAGATCTGGCGTAATACGAAGGTTGAAATATCTGAGATTTCCAAACTATTTAATGCTAAGCTTCGAGGGTGGATAGCGTATTATGGGAAGTATAGTAAAAGGAGCCTGAGAAACACATTACTGCTGATAGACCGGAAACTGGTCAAATGGCTAGGTAAGAAGCATAAGACTGGTTATCGAAAAGCAGTGGCAAAACTCAAAACGATAAGACAAGGGAACCCGGAGTTGTTTTATCATTGGAAAGCTGGCTACAGTTGA
- a CDS encoding IS91 family transposase translates to MISLSSIIETFIADFITLYHGSILPSQFKALAAMKDCRTTQSRVMLVQCNDCEKQVFVPHSCGNRNCPHCQSHECQQWLERQLKKEVPADYFMLTFTIPKELRSLAWQHQRLLYSIMIQCCWETVKTFVQNDSVLQGNAGAITVLHTHSRSLDYHPHIHLVMPAGAINQKKKLWSFKKSEGKTRYLFNHKALAKVFRAKMLDAVNKAALTLPVNYPKTWVVDCKFVGNGEKALVYLGRYLYKGVIQEKDIITCKDGQVTFRYQDSKSKKMLTRTLPGPQFLRLILQHVLPKGFRRTRNFGFLHPNSKRLIALLQYLTGINPNKSSAWFRERPKLTCKCCGGIMKIIKTMIPPSHKSRSFPYKLTKEEAVLVM, encoded by the coding sequence ATGATATCTCTCTCCTCTATAATTGAGACCTTCATTGCTGACTTTATCACTCTTTATCATGGTTCGATCCTGCCAAGTCAATTCAAAGCCCTGGCAGCCATGAAGGATTGTCGCACTACGCAAAGCCGCGTCATGCTGGTCCAATGTAATGACTGTGAAAAACAGGTTTTTGTACCGCACTCCTGCGGTAACCGCAATTGTCCTCATTGTCAGAGTCATGAGTGTCAGCAGTGGTTGGAGCGTCAACTGAAAAAAGAAGTGCCTGCTGACTATTTTATGCTCACCTTTACTATACCCAAAGAGCTTCGATCATTAGCATGGCAGCATCAACGCTTGCTTTACTCGATAATGATACAGTGTTGTTGGGAAACCGTAAAAACCTTTGTCCAAAATGACAGCGTATTACAAGGAAACGCTGGAGCCATCACTGTTTTGCACACCCACTCTCGCTCTCTCGATTACCACCCGCATATCCATCTGGTAATGCCAGCCGGGGCCATCAATCAGAAGAAAAAGCTTTGGAGCTTCAAAAAAAGCGAAGGAAAGACGCGGTACCTTTTCAATCACAAAGCGCTGGCTAAAGTGTTTCGAGCAAAAATGCTCGATGCCGTGAACAAAGCGGCTCTTACGCTTCCAGTTAATTATCCCAAAACATGGGTCGTCGATTGCAAATTTGTCGGCAACGGTGAAAAGGCACTGGTCTATCTTGGTCGTTATCTCTACAAAGGGGTCATTCAAGAGAAAGATATTATTACGTGCAAAGATGGTCAGGTGACCTTTCGTTACCAGGATAGTAAGAGCAAAAAAATGCTCACAAGAACACTTCCCGGCCCGCAGTTTCTCAGGTTGATTCTCCAGCATGTTCTACCCAAAGGTTTCAGGCGAACACGGAACTTTGGTTTCCTCCACCCTAATAGCAAACGCTTGATTGCATTGCTTCAGTACCTTACCGGTATCAACCCGAATAAGTCGTCAGCCTGGTTCAGAGAGCGTCCAAAGCTTACGTGCAAATGCTGTGGAGGAATAATGAAGATCATAAAAACGATGATACCTCCATCACACAAATCCAGGTCTTTCCCCTACAAGTTAACAAAAGAGGAGGCTGTTCTGGTTATGTAA